The genomic window TTCTAGCTCTTTTTGTGCGATATGTCCGCGTATTTTGCCTATATACACGCTTAGAATCCACAGCAACATCATTTGCGTTGCAAATGCTTTTGTGCTTGCCACGCCTTTTTCAATTCCTGCACGAGTGAGGAGCGAGACATCGGCTTCACGCACAATAGAGCTATTATCCACATTGCAAATAGCGAGGCTTTTTAAGCCATTTTTTTTGGCAAGCTTGAGGGCTTCAAGCGTATCAGCAGTTTCACCACTTTGGGAGATGACAATAAAAAGCTCACTTTTATTCATCACAGGTTGAGAATAGCGAAATTCGCTTGCAATGAGCACATTTGTTTTTATTTTTGCCAAACGTTCAAAGAGGTATTTTGCACTTAATCCCGCGTGATAGCTTGTCCCACACGCACAAATGCTAATACTTTGTATATCATTAAAAAAGTGAGATTCTATTTCATTGAGGATAATATCTCCCTCACTCACGCGTCCCATCATAGTTTCAAGGAGAACTTTGTGTTGCTCATAGATTTCTTTCTCCATAAAGTAGCGATACCCTTCTTTTTGTGCGTAGCCTTTGGTGCTATTTAGTTTTTTTGCACCTTTGAGTGTGTCAAATGCGCCAAGTTTCATCACGCCTATATCGCCATCTTGCAAATATACTACACTCTCTACAAGCCCAATGAGAGGCGCATCAGAGCTTGCAAAATAAATTTCATCTTGCTTTGTCGCGCTTTTGCCAATGATAAGCGGTGAGCCATTTTTGGCATAAAAAATACAATCGGGTGCTTTTTTGGTAATAAGCAAAATGGCAAAAGCACCTTTGAGCTCGGCAATAGTCGCTTTAAAGGCTTGGAGAGCATCTGCAAAAGTCTTTGTATATTCTTCAAATAAATGCACAATCACTTCGGTATCAGTTTGCGAGAGAAAAGTATGTCCTTTTTGTTCCAAAGCGTGTTTAATTTCTTGATAATTTTCAATAATGCCATTATGCACAACATTGCTAAAAGCGGCGATATGAGGGTGGGCATTTGCTTCGGTAGGTTTGCCGTGCGTAGCCCAACGCGTATGCCCGATACTCACGCCAAAATCTGTGGAGCTAAAATTTTTGCATTTAGATTCTAAATTGCTTAATTTTCCAACAGAGCGAAAAGTTTGCAATTCATTTTTGCTTAATACCGCAATTCCTGCACTATCGTAACCACGATATTCTAGCTCCTTTAAGCCATTTAAAAGAATCTCTTTTTTTTCATCTCGACCAATATAGCCTACAATACCGCACATTAGCTCTCCTTTGAAAATTAATATATTTTTTGCATATTTTACTATAAAATTATTCACGCGTTATCACACGATTTAGAATCTATGCTATATTGAGGAGAGGAATGATTATGAATAAATGGTGTATGTTGTATTTATCTGTGGGATTAAGCGGTGTGTTTGCAGATTCACTGCCTAATTTACCCGAAGAGAAACAAAACAAAAAACCTTATCTTTTGCTCTATCCGCATAAAGCAGTATATATTTTGCCTTTTTATCATAGTTTGAGTGAGCCTACTCCTAGTGAATCTAGTTTGCCAAATAAAGATACAGAAACCAAATTTCAATTTAGCTTTAAGCTTGCTGTGTTTAATGAGCTTTTCTCACCTTATGGGACATTTTATTTTGGCTATACGCAAACAGCGTGGTTTCAAAATTATAATCAAGCAGATTCGCGTCCTTTTAGAGATATAGATTATCAACCTGAATTATTTTATAGCTATGAGCGTCCTATAAGCTTTTTGGGCGGTGCTTTTAAGGATATTTCTTTTGGATACAATCATATTTCAAATGGTGAGAGAGCATTGCGCTCACGCACCCAAAATCGTCTTTTACTCAATATGCGATGGGAGTATGACATAGCACCACAAAGTGTATTTGGTATTAAGCTAGGTGCGTGGGTGTATATAGGCAAACATCTTGATGGTTTTATGGCAGATAATCCTGATTTAGCCCTTTATCGTGGGTATAATGATATAGGATTGTATTACAAGAGTAATCGTAATTTGCTTGAATTATATATGCGTCCGCCTATTGCACGGAGGTATTATCCTTATTTTGAGTTGGGCTATACACTGCGTGTGAGTGATAATATAGGGATTTATGTTCAATATATAAATGGATATGGGGATAATATGTTTGAGTATAAAATGCGCAGTGAACGCATAGGTGTAGGATTTCGCTTGTGGAATAAGTGATAGGTAAAATATAGAATTTCATTCATTTTTCAACAAAAAAATAAAATTACATATTGTATTTGTTACTTTTTGTATCTTTTGTAAAATGCTTATATCAAGGGCTTTGGAGCAGTTTTGGCACATTAGATTCTCTAAAAATCTCAACAAAAAAATAAAATTACATATTGTATTTATAAATTTATGCAAAAATACTGAAATTTTAACCAAAACATACAAAGGAGATGTGATGAGTAGCATTTTAGGATTCCCACGCATTGGGCAAAATAGAGAGTTGAAAAAGTCCCTTGAGGCTTTTTGGGGCGGTAAATGTAGTCAGAGCGAGCTAGAGGGCGTTGCTAAGGATTTACGTAAAAAGCATTGGAATATGCAAAAATCCCTTGATTATGTGTGCGTGAATGACTTTAGCTACTATGATAATGTGCTTGATCTTGCCTATGCACTTGGCTGCAAACCCGCTAGATTCAAGCATTTAAGTGGCTTAGATGGGTATTTTGCAATGGCGAGAGGACATCAAAAGGGTGTGGCTTGTGAGATGACAAAATGGTTTAATACTAACTATCATTATGTAGTGCCAGAGCTTAGTATCGATGATGAGTATAAGGCTGATGCGAATGGTATTATCGCGCAATACAATGAGGCAAAGGCACTTGGCTTTAAGCCAAAGATTCAGTTAATCGGCGTTTTCACGCTCTTTGCGTTGAGTAAGGTTATTAAGGGAGAGCCAAAGGAGGTTTTTCACAAGCTTAAGAGTGCGTATTTTGACTTAATCGAGCAAATCGCAAAGATAGATTCAGAAGTGCTTGTAGAATTTAGTGAGCCTATTTTTGTGCGTGGATTCAATGCAGATATCTTTGGGCTAGAATGTCAGCAGGGTGGAAGTGCGATTGAGTGTGTTTATAATAACATCGCTAAAAAGGGCATTAAAGCTATTGTAAGCACATTTTTTGAGCATAGTAATGAGCTTACAGAAATTTTATTAAAAACTGATATTTATGGCATAGGGCTTGATTTTGTCGCTGGGGCAAAGAATAAAGAGGTTTTGGAATCTATTGCAAAAAGTGATAAAGTGCTGTATGCAGGGGTGATTGATGGACGTAATATTTGGGTGGCGGATTTAGAATCTAAACTCGCGCTTTTAGAATCTATCGCGGATATTGTGCCTAAAAATCGTATTGTGGTAACTAGCTCCTGTTCGCTTTTGCATACGCCCTTTAGCAAGGAGGGAGAGGATAAAATAGATTCTCAAATCCTTTCTTGGCTAAGTTTTGCAAAAGAAAAAATCGATGAATTGCTCGTGCTTGAGCACATTTTTCAAGGCACACAAAGTGCGAGTGATAGTGCATTTTTGGAGCGAAATAAGTCCATTAATATTTCGCGTAAAACTTCGAGCAAGACGAATAACAAGGCTGTGAGAGAGCGTGTCCAAAATCACACACAAAATCAAAGAAGTGTGCCATTTGCGCAGCGCATTAAGCTTCAAAAAGAGCAGTTTAATTTTCCTATCCTACCTACAACTACAATTGGTTCTTTTCCTCAAACACCTGAACTTAGAGCATTGCGTCTTAATTACAAAAAAGGCGAGATAAATAAGGTGCAATATGAAGAGGGTATAAAAACTTATATTAGAGATTGTGTGAAGTTCCAAGAAGAAATTGGCATTGATGTGCTTGTGCACGGAGAGCCGGAGCGAAATGATATGGTGGAGTATTTTGGCGAGCAATTAGAAGGATTTGTGTTTAGTCAAAATGCGTGGGTGCAAAGCTATGGCAGTCGCTGTGTAAAACCACCGATTATTTTTGGTGATGTGGCTCGTCCAAAGCCTATGACATTAGAGTGGAGTAAATTTGCGCAAAGCCTTACACAAAAGGTGATGAAAGGAATGCTCACAGGTCCTGTTACAATTTTAAATTGGAGTTTTGTGCGAGATGACTTAGAGAGAAGTGCGGTGTGTAGGCAAATATCTCTAGCTATTGCTGATGAAATTGATGATTTGCAAAAGGGTGGAATTAAAATCATTCAAGTTGATGAAGCTGCTTTCAAAGAGGGGTATCCATTGCGTAGCGAAAATATCAAAGCGTATGAGACTTGGGCATTAGAGTGCTTTAAGATTTCTACCGCAGTAGCACTTCCTCAAACCCAGATTCATACCCATATGTGTTATAGTGAGTTTAATGATATTATTAAAACCATTGAAGCCCTTGATGCTGATGTGATAAGCATTGAAACAGCAAGAAGTGGCAATGAGCTATTAAAAGTCTTTAAACAAGTGGGTTATACACACGAAGTAGGACCGGGTGTATATGATATACATAGTCCTAGAATCCCAAGTGTGGAGGAACTTAATGTGCAAATTAAGGCTTTGCTTGAAGTATTGCCTAAAGAGCAGCTATGGATTAATCCAGATTGTGGGCTTAAAACGCGCAAATGGGAAGAAGTAAAGCCAAGTTTGAAAAACATTGTAGAAGCTGTTAAGAGTGTGCGAGCAGCTTTATAAGTGTGAAATAGATTCTATGATAATGGTAAATAGATATGTATGACATAGAATCCCTCATAGAGCAACTTCACTCTACAGAGCCTTTTTTGAGTGTAGAGATTGCTCCAAGTATAAGTGGTAGGCTTGATGAGAATTTACTAGAAGATTTAAAAACACTTAAACTTGCTCATGCTTTTGTTTGCACAGATTCGCCTTTAGCTCGTTTTAAACCTTCATCAATCTTAAGTTCTCTTAAGTTTCAAAATGCACTCCAAAAGCCTGTTATTTGCACAATTTCAATGAGAGATAGGAACTCTATCGCTTTATGTGGCGATATTTTAAGTGTTAATGAGTTAGGATTGCGCACTTTTTTGACACTCACAGGCGATAGCATTAAAAATGGAGATTGCCTACAATCAAAGGGTGTGTTTGAGGATAATTCTCTTAAACTCGGACATATCATTGATGAGTTAAATTGTGGTAGAGCACTCAATGGCAAGTCTCTTAAAGAAAATATTAAAAGAATCTATAATTTTCAAGTGATAAATGCGTATGCGAATAATCCTTTATCGCTAAAAAATAAAATGCGTAAAAAATTAAGCAGTTGCGAGATTCACGCTCTTTTTACACAGCCTGTTTATTCTCTTAATGCAGCGGAATTTTTACTCCAAAGCCTTGAAGAGATTAAGAGTGAATGCAATATCAAAAGCGCACTTGTACTTGGATTTTTTCCTGTTTTAAGCTACAAAACGGCACTTTTTTTGCGCGATAAGCTTCCGGGTGTATATATACCAAATGAATGGGTGCAAAAACTAGAAAAAGCTCATAATAAAGGCAAAGATGAGGAAAAGAAGGTAGGGCTAGAGATTTCTCATTCTTTGTTTATGGAACTTAAAAGTGTGCATAATAAATTTCACTTTATGAGTGCAAATAAGCCAAGCTTGGTAAAAGAATTTGCATAAACCTTTGATTCCTTATTGATTTATGATATTTTCAAAGATTTCACTTATAATGGCATTTTAGAAAACTCTAAAGGAGATTTATGCGAAGCGACATTGTGAAAAAGGGCTATCAAAGAGCCCCTCATAGAAGTTTATTGCGTGCCACAGGGCTAAAAGATGAAGATTTTAATAAACCCTTTATCGGCATTGCAAATAGTTATATTGACATTATTCCCGGGCATTTTTTCTTAAACCGCTATGCGCAGATTATCAAAGAGGAGATTCGCGCTGCTGGGGGCGTGCCTTTTGAATTTAATACCATTGGCGTAGATGATGGCATCGCAATGGGGCATAGCGGTATGCTCTACTCTTTGCCTAGTCGTGAGCTGATTGCAGATTCTATTGAAACAATGATGAACGCGCACTCGCTAGATGCGATGATTTGTATCCCAAATTGCGATAAAATCGTGCCCGGAATGCTTATGGGTGCGTTGCGCGTGAATGTGCCAACTATCTTTGTGAGTGGTGGTCCAATGAAAGCCGGGAAGCTAGAGGACGGCACAATTTTGGATTTAAATTCTGCTTTTGAAGCGGTGGGAGCATTCGCAGAGGGTAAGATTAGCGAAAAAAGGCTACACGAGATAGAATGCAATGCGTGTCCGGGCGGTGGGAGCTGTAGTGGAATGTTTACTGCAAACTCTATGAATACGCTTTGTGAGGCGATGGGGGTTGCGCTGCCGGGAAATGGCACGATTTTAGCCTTAAGCAAGGAGCGTGAGGAGCTTTTACGCAAAGCGGCGCGTAGAATTGTAGAGATTGCGCTAGATGAGCAAAAAAGCGAGCAGTTTAGATTCCGAAATATTTTAAATAAAAAAGCCGTGCATAACGCGTTTGTCGTGGATATGGCAATGGGCGGCAGCACAAACACAATCTTGCATATGTTAGCTATTGCTAAAGAGGCGGAGGTGGATTTCAACCTAGATTCTATCAATGCCATTGCTTCAAAAGTCGCACATATTACTAAAATCGCTCCGGCATTAAGCACAATCCATATGGAAGACATCAATCGCGCGGGGGGTGTGTCGGCAGTAATGAATGAAGTTGCAAAAAGAAATACGTCTTTGGGCAGTCATTCCGCAGATTCTATTCTCTATTTAGACGCACTCACAATTACAGGCGAGACTTTGGGAGAACGCATTGCAAACGCACAGATTGTAGATTCTAGCGTTATCCGACACAATGAAAACGCGTATTCGCCGGTAGGTGGGCTAAAGATTCTTTATGGTAATTTAGCGCGTGAAGGAGCGGTGCTCAAGGTCGCCGCAGTGGCAGAATCTATGAAAGAATTTGAGGGAAGTGCGGTGTGCTTTAATTCGCAAGAGGAAGCGATTAAAGGCATTGCGGGAGGCAAGGTAAAAGCGGGGAATGTCGTAGTAATCCGCTATGAGGGACCCAAAGGTGGACCGGGAATGCAAGAAATGCTCACTCCCACAAGCCTCATTATGGGAATGGGACTTGGTGAATCTGTCGCACTCATTACCGATGGACGCTTTAGTGGTGCGACAAGGGGAGGCTGTATCGGGCATATTAGCCCAGAAGCAGCAGAAGGAGGATTAATCGCGCTGATTGAAGACGGAGATAGAATTGCGATTTCTGTTTCAAAAGGCACTTTAGAATTGCTCGTGGATTCCGCTGTTTTAGAATCTCGCCGTGCAAAATGGAAGCCTATCAAAAAGGAGATTCCAAGCAAATGGTTGCGCCGCTATGCGCTGCTTGTGAGCAATGCGGCAAATGGCGCAGTATTAAAAACAGAGCTGTAAAATGGCAACAAACAAAAATTCAAAAGAAACAGTTAGAAAATTTGAAAGATGCGAAGAATATGATTATATAACTTCATATGAAAGTGCAAAATGTTTGTGGTTTCTGGCTAGTATTCACCCTAAAAAATATGAGACAACACGAAGTTTAACCGCTTACGAACTTTTTGCGTCAGCCACCAATTACGGTTTGGCTATTGAGCTACTCCTAAAAACTATTATTTCTGGAGAAAGCGGAAAAAGCCAGATAAAATACATAATTTATATAAGCTGTTTGAAAAAATAAATGAAGACACCCGAGATATGATTTGCAACAGATATGACAATTACATTTCTCATAATAAACCGCTAGAATTGTTTATTAGAGGAGCTACTCCTAAAAACCAAAAAGAAAAATTTGAGAATTCTAAATCACCTAATAAAAAAAGAAACAAAGATGTAAAAAGTCTTTTAGAAAACAATCAAGATATTTTTACTCAGTTTAGGTATATGGGTGAAAAAGCACGAACAGAGGAAGTGGAGTATTTTTACTATGAATATGGTTATTTTGATGCATTATGCAAATCTCTAATTGATGTTATACAAGAAAAATTAAAGGGTTAAGGAATCAAATGAGTCAAGTTATACCACATTTGCTTATTCAAATTGTAGATTTTTTGAAAAAGTCTCCTGTTGCCTTAAGCAAACAAAGCCGAGATGGTAGGATAAATTCTGCCTTTAATGAAGATGAAATTTTTAAATGCTTAGAAACAAATTTTGCAATAAATCGCCCAAATATGCGCGATTGGGTAGATTTTAGCTTTGAGGAAAATAATATTTTTTATCCTGTCAACATCAAAGTAAGCACAACAAAAACCACTGATAATCTTAATTGCAAACTTGGAATCTATTATGCCTTAACAGGCAAGATTCCACCTTTTGGTAATGGTGTAAGCTGGGATTGCTACTTCAAAAGTCTTAAAGAAAATATACAGCAAAATTCAAAAGATTATTATTTTTTGATTATCAATAAAGATAATTCTAGTGATGTATTTGCTACTTCTTTAAAAAACTTAGAATCTATCTTGCCAAATGGCAATAATCTCCCCTTTCAAGCAAAATGGAACAATAATCGCAAACTGATAAATAGAGATTTTGAAAGTGCAAAAGCCTTTTTGCTTGGAACTTTTGAAGAATCTTTAAAATTAAGAGCTGATGCTTACCTCCATTTTAAGAAGTATTTTTATGAATCTTGATGTAGTAAATTTGGGACAAGTTTTCACCCCGCCGCATATCGTAAGTGATATGTTAAATCTTATCCAAAGCACTACAAGGCTAGAAAATCCGCGATTCTTAGAGCCAAGTTGTGGAAATGGAGCATTTTTTAAAAATTTACCCAGCAATAAAGTAGGCATAGAGTTAGATTCTAAAGTAGTTTGTGATAAATCTGTATTGAAAGTTGATTTTTTTAGTTATCCTGTGAGTGAAAAATTTGATTGTATTATTGGCAACCCTCCTTATGTGCGTTATCAAGATATTTTAGATTCTACGAAATTCCTTTTAAATGCTTATAAGAATATCTTTGATTCTCGTTCGAATTTGTATTTATTTTTTATCTATAAATGTATCTTGCATTTAAAAGATAAGGGGGAGCTAATTTTTATCACGCCTAGAGATTTTCTAAAAAGCACTGCAAGCATAAAACTCAATGAGTTTTTATTCTCGCAAGGTAGCATAACAAATTTTATAGATTTGGGAGATAAAAAGATTTTTAACAAGGCTCAACCAAATTGTGCGATATGGAGGTTTGAAAAAGGTAATTTTGGGAGAAAAACCCAATGTTTGAGGGAATTTAGTTGTATCAATGGACAGATTCTTTTTACTAAAAAATCTTATAGTATTCCTTTTAGCTCATTGTTTTTTGTGAAAGTTGGAGCAGTAAGTGGGGCAGATACTATTTTTGCAAATCAACAATGGGGTAATGTAGAATTTGTGAACTCTACCACTGCAAAAAGTGGTAAAACAAAAAGAATGATTTATGGAGAACGCGCAAAAGATTGTGTGTATTTGCAAGAATTTAAGCAAAAATTATTGCAAAGAAAAATTAAAAAATTTGATGAAAGTAATTGGTGGCAATGGGGCAGAGATTATTATAAGAGTGATATACCACGCATTTATGTTAATACCAAAACTCGCAATAAAAAACCTTTTTTTATCCATTCCTGTAATGCTTATGATGGCTCTATTTTGGCGATTTTTCCAAAATTTGAAGTGGATTCTAAGAATTTACAAGATTTGTGCGAGAGGCTCAATAATATAGATTGGGAGGAGCTAGGATTTGTATGTGATGGACGATTTTTATTTTCCCAAAGAAGCCTAGAGAATTGTATGTTAGATTCTAGCTTTCAGGATATTGGCAGTAAAGTTAGACAAAGGATTTAATAATGAAATGGACTTTAGTTTTAGAATCTTGCAAGGCAAAATAGCAATCAGTAAAAAAGAGATTCTAAGCAAGTGGTTACGCTGCTTGTGAGCAACGCCGCAAATGGCGCGGTTTTAAAGACGGAGATATGAGAGTGAGAATGCGGTTTTCAAACTCTTGTTACTTTGCTTGTATCAAGGAAGCATTGCCAAAGTCTCATTATCCACCGCTTTTAGTAGCATTCAAGGTTTAAAGCGTATTAAATAAATCCGTTGAAAGGTATCGCTCCGCTGTGTCATTAAGCATAGTAAGCACTTTTTTATTTGGATTGTTTTTGGCAATTTCAAGTGCAGCTGCGACATTTGCGCCACTAGAAATTCCAACCATTACGCCGATTTTGCCTAAATTTTGAGCCATTTTAATAGCGACTTCATTTTCTACAACTTCAATAGAATCTATCACATCGCGATTAAGGATTTTAGGGATAAAGTTCGCGCCAATGCCTTGAATCTTATGTGGTCCCGCTTGTCCTTTGCTAAGCAGTGGTGAAGCAGCAGGCTCTACACCAATAATTTTAATAGATGGAATCTTCTCTTTAAGCACTTCGCCTACACCGCTAATTGTCCCACCTGTGCCAAATCCTGCCACAAAATAATCCAAACTTCCCTCAAAGCTTTTATAAATCTCTAGTGCGGTAGTGCGTTTGTGCATTTCTTTGTTAGCGAGATTATCAAATTGACTTGGCATAAATGAGTTTGGTGTGGAATCTAAAATTTCTTGAGCCTTATTGAGCGCACCTTGCATACCCTCACTTGCAGGAGTAAGCACAAGATTCGCACCAAACAAAGCTATCATCTTGCGTCTTTCTATGCTCATAGATTCTGGCATAGTGATGATGATTTTTAATCCAAGAGAAGCACAAATCATAGCGAGAGATATGCCCATATTGCCGCTTGTGCATTCTACAATAGTTGTATCTTTTGTGATTTTGCCTGTCTTTAGAGCCTCATCTATCATTGCATATGCGGGGCGGTCTTTAACAGAATGGCTTGGGTTTAAAAACTCGCATTTGCCATAAAGATTTGGAGCAAATTGCTGAAGTTGTAAAATCGGAGTGTTGCCAATGAGTTCGGTAATATTTTGAGCTATCATTGAAAATCCTTTGTGCGCATTTAAGCGTGAATTTGGTATTTAAAGCTTAGAATCTAGCAATTTTTTATAAAAAAATCAAGGAAAATAATGCAAATTTTCTTCTCTTATTTTTTTGTTATTTATGTGATATATCAATTCTTTACTCCGCTTCAAGCAGCAGATTCTTATATGCAAGTAAATAATTTCAGCGAGGAAGCATTAGGTCAAAAAAGCAGAGGTTGCATTATGCAACATTTGCTTTATCCTAAAGAAGCTAAAATCAATAAGATTGAGGGTGTTGCAAAAATAATGATAAGTCTTAAAAATAATCAAATACATAAATTCCAAATCATACAAAGCAGTGGTTATAAAATCTTTGATATAGCAGCTTTAAGGGCGGTTGAAAAATCCAAAATATGTTTGTAAAATGTATTTGATGCTTATTTTGATAAGATAATCTTTGAATATGCTTTCATAGTGCCAATAGAATTTAGATTTGCAGATTCTAAAAAACAAGATATTGAAGTGCAAAAAATGAATATCTAAAAAGATTTAAATGGTGAATTTAGCACTTTGAGTTAATACAATTTATTATGATTGAATATACAATCTTGCTTTACAAAAAAAAAAAAAAACAATATAATGCGCGGACACAAAGGATTTGTCATAGGAGGAATAATAATGGAAAATAAAAAGGAGAGTAAAGAACTTACACCTCAAGAAAAACGCAATAAAGAATTATATGATGTGCTTTCTAGCTGTCTGGACGCACCAAAAGAGGAATTAGAATCTTTAAAAGCAAAAGTCCTTGCACTTATTGAAAAAGGTGCGGTGATAGATAAAGAAAAAATCAGCGAGCTAGAAGCTTATGTCAGCGATTTAGAGCAGGAGTATTGGGATGATAGTGCCGTGTATGCGGGGCGAAGTGCCAAAGACACTGAAGAATATGCTCTTTTGCAGATTCTAAAAAAGCTCACAAAGGCAAAAGACAAGGCAAAGGCATTTGATTCACTTTTCACGCCTAAAACCTCCCAAAGCAAAGGTGTAACTTATCAGCCAAAGACAAAGGCAGCACTCAAAAAGCTTATCAAAGATGAAAGCATTTATCTAGGTGATATTGATGTCAGCGGAGTGAGCGACTTTACAAATCTCTTTGATAAATCCAAGAGAAAAGATTTTAGCGGGATAGAAAAGTGGAATGTCTCGCATATCAAGGATATGTCATTTTGCTTTGTGGAGGCAAGGCATTTCAATCACGATA from Helicobacter typhlonius includes these protein-coding regions:
- a CDS encoding TonB family protein — its product is MQIFFSYFFVIYVIYQFFTPLQAADSYMQVNNFSEEALGQKSRGCIMQHLLYPKEAKINKIEGVAKIMISLKNNQIHKFQIIQSSGYKIFDIAALRAVEKSKICL
- a CDS encoding BspA family leucine-rich repeat surface protein, encoding MENKKESKELTPQEKRNKELYDVLSSCLDAPKEELESLKAKVLALIEKGAVIDKEKISELEAYVSDLEQEYWDDSAVYAGRSAKDTEEYALLQILKKLTKAKDKAKAFDSLFTPKTSQSKGVTYQPKTKAALKKLIKDESIYLGDIDVSGVSDFTNLFDKSKRKDFSGIEKWNVSHIKDMSFCFVEARHFNHDIGSWDVSNVEDMRFMFHCAIRFNQPLESWNVSKVKDMWGMFEGASQFNQPLEKWDVSNVEYAANMFAHAKKFNQPLDKWNLCKAKKIYQMFWNAKKFNQNLDSWGDKLPEGCKIGYWFKFVAFSPIDGEDKKPKWFVTTEDGLLKKN